From the Deltaproteobacteria bacterium genome, one window contains:
- a CDS encoding putative 2-aminoethylphosphonate ABC transporter ATP-binding protein, producing MDTSPDTAAYLDVRNVTKTFGRFRALDDVSFSVSAGEFVTILGPSGCGKTTILRVIAGLEKQDAGSIHIRGHDVGILPVSRRNIGIVFQNYALFPNLTAAANVAYGLTGSMSERRLVQGRVEELLDLVGLTGMGEKYPAQLSGGQQQRVALARAMALSPSLLLLDEPLSALDAKVRILLRSEIRRLQKRLNITTIMVTHDQEEALTMADRILVMNQGRAAQYGTPLDIYDRPVSPFVASFIGSMNFIPGARAIDTGSVSLGGLTLFLDNGDNGRDIERNARMAVAIRPEDVLIAPGARAGKNRVPNEVRAKVRFMEYRGAVYRVQMDLWLEHGSEAPIEAEIPTEKIRRLSVREDSLLDLVLPPDRLRVYPMDQTGIHA from the coding sequence CTCCCGATACGGCGGCCTACCTCGACGTCCGGAACGTGACCAAGACCTTCGGTCGCTTCAGGGCTCTGGACGATGTCAGCTTCTCGGTCTCGGCCGGAGAGTTCGTGACCATTCTCGGCCCCAGCGGCTGCGGCAAGACCACTATCCTGCGGGTCATCGCCGGACTGGAAAAACAGGACGCGGGCAGTATTCACATCAGGGGGCACGATGTCGGAATACTGCCGGTTTCCAGGCGCAACATCGGCATCGTGTTCCAGAACTATGCGCTCTTCCCGAACCTCACCGCCGCTGCCAATGTGGCCTACGGCCTGACTGGAAGCATGAGTGAACGGCGCCTGGTCCAGGGCCGGGTCGAGGAGCTCCTCGACCTAGTCGGGCTGACCGGCATGGGCGAAAAGTATCCGGCCCAGTTATCCGGAGGCCAACAACAGCGGGTCGCTTTGGCCCGGGCCATGGCCCTGTCCCCCAGTCTCCTGCTACTGGACGAGCCCCTTTCGGCCCTGGACGCCAAGGTCCGTATTCTTTTGCGAAGCGAAATCCGCCGCCTGCAAAAACGGCTGAACATCACCACCATCATGGTCACCCACGATCAGGAGGAGGCCCTGACCATGGCCGACCGCATCCTGGTCATGAATCAGGGCCGAGCGGCCCAGTACGGCACCCCTCTGGACATCTACGACCGCCCGGTCTCGCCATTCGTGGCCTCGTTCATCGGGTCCATGAACTTCATCCCCGGGGCCCGGGCCATCGACACCGGTAGTGTTTCGCTGGGAGGACTGACCCTTTTCCTGGACAACGGAGACAACGGTCGGGACATTGAGCGTAACGCCAGGATGGCCGTTGCCATCCGCCCCGAGGACGTGCTCATCGCTCCCGGGGCCAGAGCCGGGAAAAACCGGGTTCCCAACGAGGTCCGCGCCAAGGTCAGGTTCATGGAATATCGAGGGGCCGTCTACCGGGTCCAGATGGACCTATGGCTCGAACATGGCAGCGAGGCCCCCATAGAGGCCGAGATCCCCACGGAAAAAATCCGTCGTCTGTCCGTCCGCGAGGACAGTCTTTTGGACCTGGTCCTTCCCCCCGACCGCCTGCGAGTCTATCCCATGGACCAGACCGGAATTCACGCCTGA